The following proteins come from a genomic window of Mucinivorans hirudinis:
- a CDS encoding 3-oxoacyl-[acyl-carrier protein] reductase yields MLEPQCSPTFATKKMKTVLITGASQGIGRSTAVLFSQKGWNVAATVKDPATTEPFVGNIKIYPLDVRSKQSIDNCITQVINDFGQIDAIVNNAGVYATSPLECISKEDLDNLIQTNINGVLYMTQAILLHFRERGTGVIANIASVAGRVTFPYQSVYHTSKWAIEGLSESLYYELRNLNIKVKVIEPGMVRTNLYQSVLNPVVEKYPLAYRDNFKRWHQYLINNYENGYDPALDAKTVFKAVNDSSSKLRYTSDFMTKMVLSLRALLPLCIFRKMIYSMSKLK; encoded by the coding sequence GTGCTTGAACCTCAGTGTAGCCCTACCTTTGCAACTAAAAAAATGAAAACAGTCTTAATTACAGGAGCATCCCAAGGTATTGGTCGTTCGACTGCCGTCTTGTTTAGTCAAAAAGGTTGGAATGTCGCCGCTACGGTGAAAGATCCGGCAACCACAGAACCATTTGTAGGCAACATTAAAATCTACCCGCTTGATGTAAGGAGCAAACAGTCCATTGATAACTGCATCACACAAGTTATTAACGATTTTGGACAAATAGACGCTATTGTCAATAATGCCGGAGTCTATGCAACTTCACCGCTTGAATGTATATCCAAAGAAGATTTGGATAACCTCATTCAAACCAACATTAACGGTGTTCTTTATATGACACAGGCAATATTACTCCATTTTAGAGAACGAGGAACAGGAGTTATTGCCAATATAGCGTCTGTGGCAGGCAGAGTAACATTCCCGTATCAATCTGTTTATCACACATCCAAATGGGCTATTGAGGGGTTGAGCGAAAGTCTTTACTACGAACTGCGGAACCTGAATATAAAGGTTAAGGTTATTGAGCCGGGTATGGTTCGCACGAACCTATATCAATCAGTCTTAAATCCTGTGGTAGAAAAATATCCATTAGCGTATAGAGACAATTTCAAACGGTGGCATCAGTATTTGATAAATAATTATGAGAATGGTTATGACCCAGCATTGGATGCAAAAACAGTTTTTAAAGCGGTAAATGATAGTAGTTCCAAATTAAGGTACACATCTGATTTTATGACCAAAATGGTATTGAGTTTACGGGCACTCTTGCCACTTTGTATCTTCCGAAAAATGATTTACTCAATGAGTAAGCTAAAATAG